In the Acidovorax sp. A79 genome, one interval contains:
- a CDS encoding Do family serine endopeptidase: MMPKFDGNALRSVAFACMFAGVAGGAFLPQAAFAQPAAAVRGLPDFTDLVDQVGPSVVNIRTVEKASSRASANGMDEEMLEFFRRFGVPIPNVPRQQRPQRPQDDEQPRGVGSGFILTTDGFVMTNAHVVEGADEVIVTLTDKREFKAKIIGADKRTDVAVVKIEATGLPAVKVGDLGRLRVGEWVMAIGSPFGLENTVTAGIVSAKQRDTGDYLPFIQTDVAINPGNSGGPLINMRGEVVGINSQIYSRSGGFMGISFAIPMDEAIRVSEQLRASGRVTRGRIGVQIGQVTKDVAESIGLGKAQGALVTGVEAGSPADKAGVEAGDIITRFDGKTIEKVADLPRLVGNTKPGTKSTMTVFRRGASRDLGITIAEIEPDKPAAAKAAEREEKPKASAAAQQIGLAVIELSDAQKKELKVKGGVLVATATEAAARAGLREGDVILAIANTEVSGVKEFEAVLAKADKSKAINVLYRRGEWAQYALIRPGR, encoded by the coding sequence ATGATGCCGAAGTTCGATGGAAATGCGCTGCGCTCCGTAGCATTTGCGTGCATGTTCGCCGGGGTTGCCGGTGGAGCGTTTTTGCCCCAGGCCGCCTTCGCGCAGCCCGCCGCAGCTGTGCGTGGCCTGCCAGACTTTACCGACCTGGTGGACCAGGTGGGCCCGTCCGTGGTCAACATACGGACCGTGGAAAAGGCGTCGAGCCGCGCGAGCGCGAATGGCATGGACGAGGAAATGCTGGAGTTCTTCCGCCGTTTCGGAGTGCCGATTCCCAACGTGCCGAGGCAGCAGCGCCCGCAGCGGCCCCAGGACGACGAGCAGCCCCGTGGCGTGGGCTCGGGCTTCATCCTGACCACGGACGGGTTTGTCATGACGAACGCGCATGTCGTGGAGGGGGCCGATGAGGTGATCGTCACGCTGACCGACAAGCGTGAGTTCAAGGCCAAGATCATCGGCGCGGACAAGCGCACGGACGTGGCCGTGGTCAAGATCGAGGCCACCGGGCTGCCCGCAGTGAAGGTGGGTGATCTGGGGCGCCTGCGTGTCGGAGAGTGGGTCATGGCGATTGGCTCGCCTTTCGGGCTGGAGAACACGGTGACCGCGGGCATCGTCAGTGCCAAGCAGCGCGATACCGGCGACTACCTGCCCTTCATCCAGACCGACGTGGCCATCAACCCTGGGAACTCGGGGGGGCCCCTGATCAACATGCGCGGCGAGGTGGTGGGGATCAACAGCCAGATCTATTCGCGCTCGGGTGGATTCATGGGTATTTCGTTTGCCATCCCGATGGATGAAGCCATCCGGGTGAGCGAACAATTGCGCGCGTCCGGGCGGGTCACGCGGGGTCGCATCGGCGTGCAGATCGGACAGGTCACCAAGGACGTGGCGGAATCGATTGGCCTGGGCAAGGCGCAGGGGGCCCTGGTGACCGGCGTGGAGGCTGGATCGCCGGCAGACAAGGCCGGGGTGGAAGCGGGGGACATCATCACCCGTTTCGATGGCAAGACCATCGAGAAGGTGGCTGATTTGCCCCGGCTGGTGGGCAACACCAAGCCCGGCACCAAGAGCACCATGACCGTATTCCGCCGGGGCGCTTCGCGGGATCTGGGCATCACCATTGCCGAGATCGAGCCTGACAAGCCCGCGGCCGCCAAAGCGGCAGAACGGGAAGAGAAGCCCAAGGCATCGGCCGCTGCGCAGCAAATCGGGCTGGCGGTGATTGAACTTTCCGATGCGCAGAAGAAGGAACTCAAGGTCAAGGGAGGGGTACTGGTGGCGACCGCCACGGAGGCTGCCGCGCGTGCCGGCCTGCGCGAAGGTGACGTGATTCTTGCGATCGCAAACACCGAGGTATCGGGGGTCAAGGAGTTCGAAGCCGTGCTGGCAAAGGCGGACAAGAGCAAGGCCATCAATGTGCTGTACCGACGCGGAGAGTGGGCGCAATATGCCTTGATCCGGCCCGGACGCTGA
- a CDS encoding MucB/RseB C-terminal domain-containing protein: protein MHSAPCIRPYAGTFVVLAASGAMASSRIWHACEGQQQMERVEALSGTPRTIFRRDDEVRTFWPQSRVVRSDRREASGQFPRVPVVNGTSISQFYVSRSVGQERVAGFVADVVWFKPVDSLRFGYRLWSERDTGLVVKLQTLAADGRVLEQAAFSELDLNAPVRVEQLSRLMDATEGYKVVAPAVVKTTASAEGWALRQPVAGFVPVSCHRRAVSAADDAQGILQCLYSDGLASVSLFVEPFDPQRHPAQPQVSSMGATQLLAMRVLPDVWLTAVGEVPLQTLRLFAGQLERTR, encoded by the coding sequence ATGCACAGCGCGCCCTGCATCCGGCCCTATGCGGGAACCTTCGTGGTGCTTGCAGCCTCGGGCGCGATGGCCAGTTCGCGCATCTGGCACGCCTGTGAAGGGCAGCAGCAGATGGAGCGCGTGGAGGCGCTGAGCGGCACGCCGCGGACTATTTTCCGGCGCGATGACGAGGTGCGCACTTTCTGGCCCCAGTCCCGGGTGGTCCGCTCGGACCGCCGCGAAGCCTCGGGGCAGTTTCCGCGCGTTCCTGTGGTCAACGGCACGTCGATCTCCCAGTTCTATGTCTCGCGTTCGGTGGGGCAGGAGCGGGTGGCGGGTTTTGTCGCGGACGTGGTGTGGTTCAAGCCGGTGGACTCCCTGCGTTTCGGCTACAGGCTGTGGAGCGAGCGGGACACCGGCCTTGTCGTGAAGCTGCAGACACTGGCTGCGGATGGCCGCGTTCTGGAGCAGGCCGCCTTTTCAGAGCTGGATCTGAATGCGCCCGTGCGAGTGGAGCAGCTCTCGCGCCTGATGGATGCCACGGAGGGCTACAAGGTCGTGGCACCGGCCGTGGTCAAGACCACCGCGTCGGCCGAGGGGTGGGCCTTGCGCCAGCCGGTCGCGGGATTTGTTCCGGTGAGTTGCCATCGGCGCGCGGTGTCTGCCGCGGACGATGCCCAGGGCATTCTGCAATGCCTGTACTCCGATGGCCTCGCGTCGGTCTCGCTGTTCGTGGAGCCGTTTGATCCCCAGCGGCACCCGGCGCAGCCCCAGGTGTCGAGCATGGGCGCCACCCAATTGCTGGCGATGCGGGTCTTGCCCGATGTGTGGCTCACCGCGGTCGGAGAGGTGCCGCTGCAGACCCTTCGCCTGTTTGCCGGGCAACTGGAGCGCACCCGCTGA
- a CDS encoding sigma-E factor negative regulatory protein: MNKAVRSDGLAEGAVVNEMHRREQLSALADGQLQGDELADALAYAEQAEGHAAWQLYHLVGDVLRSSDLARPSSPDFMARLRDELAKEGPALGVQPPVQVAVVAPVMESAANASVFRWKMVAGFASLAAVAAIGWTSLAGLQGTGAAGPSGGAQLALAPESAPSTAGTPVVAVADAEGGAQVMIRDPRLDELLAAHKQFGSTSALQMPAGFLRNATFETPGR; the protein is encoded by the coding sequence ATGAACAAGGCTGTACGTAGCGATGGATTGGCAGAGGGCGCCGTGGTGAATGAGATGCACAGGCGCGAACAGTTGTCTGCACTGGCCGATGGCCAGTTGCAGGGGGATGAGTTGGCCGATGCCCTGGCCTACGCGGAGCAAGCCGAGGGGCATGCGGCGTGGCAGCTCTACCACCTGGTGGGTGACGTATTGCGTTCGTCCGATCTGGCGCGGCCCTCCAGCCCGGATTTCATGGCACGGCTGCGCGATGAGCTCGCCAAGGAAGGGCCTGCCCTGGGCGTTCAGCCCCCGGTGCAGGTGGCAGTGGTGGCTCCCGTGATGGAGAGTGCCGCCAATGCGTCCGTCTTCCGCTGGAAGATGGTCGCTGGTTTTGCGTCGCTGGCGGCGGTGGCCGCGATTGGATGGACCTCCTTGGCTGGCCTGCAAGGCACTGGTGCGGCGGGTCCGTCGGGCGGTGCCCAGCTCGCTCTTGCGCCGGAATCCGCGCCCAGCACCGCTGGCACGCCCGTGGTGGCCGTGGCGGATGCCGAAGGTGGGGCACAGGTGATGATTCGCGATCCCCGCCTGGACGAGTTGCTGGCGGCGCACAAGCAGTTTGGCAGCACTTCCGCCCTGCAGATGCCCGCGGGCTTCCTGCGCAATGCGACATTTGAGACACCCGGCCGCTGA
- the rpoE gene encoding RNA polymerase sigma factor RpoE, translating into MTVIPPSPSEDSDLQLVERTVAGDQRAYELLVIKYQRRIERLIGRMVRDTDLVQDIAQETFIRAYRALHQFRGDAQFYTWLYRIAVNTAKKALMDMKRNPVISENALRGNEDEDETSRLGHELTSEETPETVLAAREIAQAVNAAMEALPEDLRQAVTLREIEGLSYEEIATAMDCPIGTVRSRIFRAREAISAKVRPLLENQSGKRW; encoded by the coding sequence ATGACTGTAATTCCGCCTTCCCCTTCCGAAGACAGCGATCTCCAACTGGTGGAGCGCACGGTGGCGGGCGATCAGCGCGCCTATGAGCTACTGGTCATCAAGTACCAGCGCCGCATCGAGCGCCTCATTGGGCGCATGGTGCGCGACACCGACCTCGTGCAGGACATCGCACAGGAGACGTTCATCCGTGCCTACCGCGCGCTGCATCAGTTCCGCGGCGATGCGCAGTTCTACACCTGGCTCTACCGGATTGCCGTCAATACCGCCAAGAAGGCGCTGATGGACATGAAACGCAATCCCGTCATTTCGGAGAATGCGCTGCGAGGGAATGAGGATGAAGATGAAACTTCCCGCCTCGGACACGAACTAACCAGCGAAGAAACCCCCGAAACCGTGCTCGCGGCCCGAGAAATCGCGCAAGCCGTCAATGCGGCCATGGAGGCATTACCCGAAGATCTGCGCCAGGCGGTGACCTTGCGCGAGATCGAGGGACTGAGTTACGAAGAGATCGCAACGGCCATGGATTGCCCCATTGGCACGGTGCGGTCCCGGATTTTCCGGGCGCGTGAGGCCATTTCGGCAAAAGTGCGCCCCTTGCTTGAAAACCAGTCGGGCAAACGGTGGTGA
- the fabF gene encoding beta-ketoacyl-ACP synthase II, with translation MSRRRVVVTGLGCVSPVGNTVAESWANLLAGKSGIDLITKFDASNFACKIAGEVKGLDLESYISAKDARAMDSFIHFGIAAAAQAVQDAGLPTGEALSEEFATRIACVIGSGIGGLPLIENTHAELVSRGPRRITPFFVPASIINMVAGHVSMRFGFKGPNLAVVTACTTGLHCIGEAGRMIEYGDADVVVAGGTESTVSPLGIGGFAAMRALSTRNDDPKTASRPWDKDRDGFVLGEGAGVMVLEEYEHAKARGAKIYAELSGFGMSADAGHMTAPNMDGPRRAMLNALRNAGMNADQVDYLNAHGTSTPLGDINETNAIKAALGDHAYKTVVSSTKSMTGHLLGGAGGIESIFTVLALHEQKVPPTINLLNQDPECDLDYCANTARDMKIDVAVKNNFGFGGTNGTLVFKRV, from the coding sequence ATGAGCCGTCGTCGCGTTGTCGTGACCGGCCTGGGATGCGTCAGCCCCGTGGGCAACACGGTGGCCGAATCCTGGGCCAACCTCCTTGCCGGAAAATCCGGCATTGATCTCATCACCAAGTTCGACGCGTCGAACTTCGCCTGCAAGATCGCGGGGGAGGTCAAAGGTCTTGACCTGGAGTCGTACATCAGCGCCAAGGATGCGCGCGCGATGGACAGCTTCATTCATTTCGGCATCGCGGCAGCTGCGCAGGCGGTGCAGGATGCCGGCCTGCCCACGGGTGAGGCGCTCAGCGAAGAGTTCGCCACGCGCATTGCCTGTGTGATCGGATCGGGGATTGGTGGCCTGCCACTGATCGAGAACACCCACGCGGAACTGGTCAGCCGCGGCCCCCGTCGCATCACGCCGTTCTTCGTGCCGGCGTCCATCATCAACATGGTGGCGGGCCACGTGTCCATGCGCTTTGGCTTCAAGGGCCCCAACCTGGCGGTGGTCACTGCCTGCACCACGGGCCTGCACTGCATCGGCGAGGCCGGCCGGATGATCGAGTACGGCGATGCCGACGTGGTGGTCGCCGGTGGCACGGAATCCACCGTGTCGCCGCTGGGCATCGGGGGGTTCGCGGCCATGCGTGCCCTGTCCACCCGCAACGACGACCCCAAGACAGCATCCCGCCCCTGGGACAAGGACCGCGATGGTTTTGTGCTGGGCGAGGGCGCCGGCGTGATGGTGCTGGAAGAATACGAGCATGCCAAAGCCCGGGGTGCCAAGATTTACGCAGAATTGAGCGGCTTTGGCATGAGTGCCGATGCCGGGCACATGACGGCCCCCAACATGGATGGCCCGCGCCGTGCCATGCTCAACGCCTTGCGCAATGCGGGCATGAATGCCGACCAGGTCGACTACCTGAACGCCCACGGTACTTCCACGCCCCTGGGTGACATCAACGAAACAAATGCCATCAAGGCGGCTTTGGGCGACCATGCCTACAAGACCGTGGTGAGTTCTACCAAATCCATGACCGGCCACTTGCTGGGCGGCGCGGGTGGTATCGAGAGCATCTTCACGGTGTTGGCGCTGCATGAGCAAAAAGTGCCGCCGACCATCAATTTGCTGAATCAGGATCCGGAGTGCGATCTGGATTACTGCGCCAACACGGCGCGTGACATGAAGATCGACGTGGCCGTCAAGAACAACTTCGGTTTTGGCGGCACCAACGGAACCCTGGTCTTCAAACGCGTCTGA
- the acpP gene encoding acyl carrier protein, whose amino-acid sequence MSDIEARVKKIIAEQLGVEESQVTNEKAFVADLGADSLDTVELVMALEDEFGIEIPDEDAEKITTVQNAIDYANTHQKA is encoded by the coding sequence ATGAGCGATATCGAAGCACGCGTCAAAAAAATCATTGCCGAACAACTCGGCGTGGAAGAGTCCCAAGTCACCAATGAAAAGGCCTTCGTGGCAGACCTCGGTGCCGACTCGCTTGACACGGTGGAGCTGGTGATGGCGCTGGAAGACGAATTCGGCATCGAGATTCCGGATGAAGACGCCGAGAAGATCACCACGGTGCAAAACGCCATCGACTACGCCAATACCCACCAGAAGGCCTGA
- the fabG gene encoding 3-oxoacyl-ACP reductase FabG yields MTETSSAAQVALVTGASRGIGAAIALELAVRGYQVVGTATTDEGAERISQALSAYPGCRGANLNVNDAAAVDALLDAIVKQQGGLHVLVNNAGITRDTLAMRMKDDDWDAVLDTNLKAVFRVSRAAIRPMMKQRFGRIISITSVVGASGNPGQANYAAAKAGVAGMARALARELGSRGITVNCVAPGFIETDMTSVLPEDQQKALNAQIPLGHMGKPADIAHAVAYLASREAGYVTGQELHVNGGMYM; encoded by the coding sequence ATGACGGAAACCTCATCGGCCGCGCAGGTGGCGTTGGTGACAGGCGCATCGCGCGGCATTGGCGCGGCCATTGCGCTGGAACTGGCTGTTCGTGGCTATCAAGTGGTGGGCACGGCCACGACCGACGAGGGGGCTGAGCGCATCAGCCAGGCCCTGTCGGCCTATCCGGGCTGCCGCGGCGCCAACCTGAACGTGAACGATGCGGCCGCCGTTGATGCGCTGCTGGATGCCATCGTCAAGCAGCAGGGCGGATTGCATGTGCTGGTGAACAATGCGGGCATCACCCGCGATACGCTGGCCATGCGCATGAAGGACGACGACTGGGACGCGGTGCTCGACACCAATCTCAAGGCCGTCTTTCGCGTGAGCCGTGCGGCCATCCGTCCGATGATGAAGCAGCGTTTTGGGCGCATCATCAGCATCACCAGCGTGGTGGGTGCCTCGGGCAATCCAGGCCAGGCCAACTACGCGGCCGCCAAGGCGGGCGTGGCCGGCATGGCGCGCGCACTGGCCCGCGAACTGGGCAGCCGCGGCATCACGGTCAACTGTGTGGCGCCGGGTTTTATCGAAACCGACATGACCTCCGTGTTGCCCGAAGACCAGCAAAAAGCGCTCAATGCGCAGATTCCCCTGGGCCACATGGGCAAGCCCGCAGACATCGCCCATGCGGTGGCCTACCTGGCTTCGCGCGAGGCTGGCTATGTCACCGGGCAGGAGTTGCATGTCAATGGCGGCATGTATATGTAA
- the fabD gene encoding ACP S-malonyltransferase yields MKSFAFVFPGQGSQSVGMLDGWGDHPVVVQTLQEASDALGENVSLLIKGGPKEALALTTNTQPVMLVAGVAAWRVWRAEGGAAPVAVAGHSLGEYSALVAAGVLTLAQAAPLVRLRAAAMQEAVPVGTGAMAAILGMEASKVIAGCAEALASLGAGTSEVVEAVNFNDPIQTVIAGTKAGVDKACEVLKAAGAKRALLLPVSAPFHSSLMKPAAEKLRLALADVAFAVPQIPVLNNVDVAVRQDADAIRDALYRQAFGPVRWVECVQALKARGVTHIVESGPGKVLAGLTKRIDPELVGGAMFDPATLAETRELLA; encoded by the coding sequence ATGAAATCTTTTGCATTTGTCTTTCCGGGGCAAGGCTCGCAATCGGTGGGCATGCTCGACGGATGGGGCGATCACCCGGTGGTCGTCCAGACCCTGCAGGAGGCATCGGATGCCCTGGGCGAGAACGTCAGCCTGTTGATCAAGGGCGGCCCCAAGGAGGCGCTTGCGCTGACCACCAATACGCAGCCCGTGATGCTGGTGGCGGGGGTCGCTGCATGGCGCGTGTGGCGCGCGGAGGGCGGCGCGGCTCCCGTGGCTGTGGCTGGCCATTCGCTGGGCGAGTATTCGGCGCTGGTGGCGGCGGGGGTGCTGACGCTGGCCCAGGCCGCGCCACTGGTGCGCCTGCGGGCGGCCGCCATGCAGGAGGCCGTGCCCGTCGGCACCGGAGCGATGGCGGCGATTCTGGGCATGGAAGCCTCCAAGGTCATCGCGGGCTGCGCCGAGGCGCTGGCTTCGCTGGGTGCGGGCACGTCCGAGGTGGTCGAGGCGGTCAATTTCAACGACCCCATCCAGACCGTCATTGCAGGGACCAAGGCGGGTGTCGACAAGGCCTGCGAAGTTCTCAAGGCGGCGGGTGCCAAGCGTGCATTGCTGTTGCCTGTCTCCGCACCCTTTCATTCCAGCCTGATGAAGCCCGCCGCCGAGAAGCTGCGGCTGGCGCTGGCGGATGTGGCGTTTGCCGTTCCCCAGATCCCTGTGCTGAACAACGTGGATGTCGCGGTTCGCCAGGACGCGGATGCGATCCGGGATGCGCTGTACCGGCAGGCCTTTGGCCCCGTGCGCTGGGTGGAATGCGTGCAGGCCCTCAAGGCGCGCGGCGTGACCCATATTGTTGAAAGTGGCCCTGGCAAGGTGCTGGCCGGCCTGACCAAGCGCATCGACCCCGAGTTGGTGGGTGGTGCAATGTTTGATCCGGCCACGCTGGCCGAAACCCGGGAGTTGCTGGCATGA
- a CDS encoding beta-ketoacyl-ACP synthase III yields the protein MRRYSRITGTGSYLPPRRLTNADLVAELAQRGIETSDEWIVERTGIRARHFAAPDVASSDLGLEAARNALEAAGLQPTDIDLIIVATSTPDMVFPSAACILQNKLGANGCPAFDVQAVCSGFVYALSVADAMIQTGAANRALVIGAEVFSRILDFNDRTTCVLFGDGAGAVVLEASETPGILSSDLHADGRHVGILCVPGNVAGGQVLGDPVLKMDGQAVFKLAVGVLEKAAHAVLAKAGMTEADIDWLIPHQANIRIMQGTARKLKLSMDKVVVTVDQHGNTSAASIPLALDHAVRSGQVKKGETLLLEGVGGGFTWGAVLLKL from the coding sequence ATGAGACGCTACTCCCGCATTACCGGCACCGGCAGCTACCTGCCCCCGCGCCGGCTGACCAACGCTGATCTGGTGGCCGAACTGGCCCAGCGCGGCATAGAAACCTCGGACGAATGGATCGTGGAGCGCACGGGCATCCGCGCCCGCCATTTCGCGGCGCCTGATGTCGCCAGCAGCGATCTGGGGCTGGAAGCCGCGCGCAACGCCCTGGAGGCCGCGGGGCTGCAGCCCACGGACATCGATCTGATCATCGTGGCCACGTCCACGCCGGACATGGTGTTTCCTTCGGCTGCCTGCATATTGCAGAACAAGCTGGGCGCCAATGGTTGCCCGGCGTTTGATGTGCAGGCGGTGTGCAGCGGTTTTGTCTATGCCCTGTCCGTGGCGGATGCCATGATCCAGACCGGCGCCGCCAACCGCGCGCTGGTCATTGGCGCTGAGGTTTTCAGCCGTATCCTGGACTTCAACGACCGTACCACCTGCGTGCTGTTTGGCGATGGGGCGGGTGCTGTGGTGCTGGAAGCGTCTGAGACGCCCGGCATCCTGTCCAGCGACCTGCACGCCGACGGCAGGCATGTGGGAATCCTGTGCGTGCCTGGCAACGTGGCCGGTGGCCAGGTGCTGGGGGACCCGGTCCTCAAGATGGACGGGCAGGCTGTTTTCAAGCTCGCTGTCGGGGTGCTCGAAAAGGCCGCGCATGCGGTGCTCGCGAAGGCGGGCATGACGGAGGCCGACATCGACTGGCTGATCCCGCACCAGGCCAACATCCGCATCATGCAGGGCACCGCCCGCAAGCTCAAGCTGTCCATGGACAAGGTGGTGGTCACGGTGGACCAGCATGGCAATACATCGGCCGCTTCCATTCCCCTCGCGCTGGACCACGCGGTGCGCTCTGGCCAGGTCAAAAAGGGCGAGACCCTGCTGCTCGAAGGTGTGGGCGGTGGCTTTACCTGGGGCGCGGTGCTCCTGAAGTTATAG
- the plsX gene encoding phosphate acyltransferase PlsX, whose translation MITLAVDCMGGDHGPRVTLAACRQFLDNHPDARLLLVGLADSLQSFSHDRATIVPASEVVAMDDPVEVALRRKKDSSMRVAIQQVKDGAASAAVSAGNTGALMAIARYLLKTLDGIDRPAIATQMPNAAGGATTVLDLGANVDCSAEHLLQFAVMGSALVSALRDGGEPTVGLLNIGEEVIKGSEVIKKAGELLRSAANSGDLNFYGNVEGNDIFKGTVDIVVCDGFVGNVALKASEGVASMIIGALKTEFSRNIFTKIAAITAYPVLKALMKRMDYRRYNGAALLGLRGLVFKSHGSADTMAFEQALNRAYDAARNNLLDRVRTRIAHAAPLLVPADAQPQPGVAATITH comes from the coding sequence ATGATCACACTGGCTGTTGACTGCATGGGGGGCGACCATGGCCCCCGCGTCACGCTCGCGGCGTGCCGCCAGTTCCTAGATAACCACCCTGATGCCCGCCTGCTGCTCGTTGGCCTGGCGGACAGCCTGCAGTCGTTCTCGCACGACCGCGCCACCATCGTGCCCGCTTCCGAAGTGGTGGCCATGGATGACCCCGTGGAGGTGGCCCTGCGCAGGAAGAAGGACTCTTCGATGCGCGTGGCGATCCAGCAGGTCAAGGATGGCGCCGCCTCGGCGGCTGTCTCCGCAGGCAATACCGGCGCCCTGATGGCTATTGCCCGCTATCTGCTCAAGACGCTCGACGGCATCGACCGCCCGGCCATCGCCACGCAGATGCCCAATGCCGCCGGCGGCGCCACCACGGTACTGGACCTGGGCGCCAACGTGGATTGCTCTGCGGAGCACCTGCTTCAGTTCGCCGTCATGGGCTCCGCGCTGGTGTCCGCCCTCAGGGATGGCGGCGAGCCGACGGTGGGCCTCCTCAATATTGGTGAGGAAGTCATCAAGGGCAGCGAAGTGATTAAAAAAGCAGGTGAACTCCTGCGATCTGCTGCCAATTCTGGCGATCTGAATTTTTATGGAAATGTCGAAGGCAATGACATCTTCAAGGGAACGGTGGATATCGTCGTGTGTGACGGCTTTGTCGGCAACGTGGCCCTCAAGGCCAGCGAAGGCGTCGCGTCGATGATCATCGGTGCACTCAAGACCGAGTTCTCGCGCAACATCTTCACCAAAATTGCTGCCATCACTGCCTATCCGGTCTTAAAAGCGCTGATGAAGCGCATGGACTACCGTCGGTACAACGGTGCGGCCCTTCTGGGGCTGCGTGGGCTGGTCTTCAAGAGCCATGGGTCGGCTGACACAATGGCCTTCGAGCAGGCGTTGAACCGGGCGTATGATGCAGCCCGCAACAACTTGCTCGACCGTGTCCGGACCCGGATTGCGCATGCAGCGCCTCTTCTGGTGCCTGCAGATGCACAGCCCCAGCCTGGCGTTGCGGCGACGATCACACATTGA
- the rpmF gene encoding 50S ribosomal protein L32 gives MAVQQNKKSPSKRGMHRSHNALNVPGIAVEPTTGETHLRHHISPNGFYRGRQVLKNKSEA, from the coding sequence ATGGCCGTTCAGCAAAACAAAAAGTCCCCTTCCAAGCGCGGCATGCACCGCTCGCACAATGCCCTGAATGTGCCGGGCATTGCCGTGGAACCCACGACCGGTGAAACGCACCTGCGCCACCACATCAGCCCCAACGGCTTCTACCGCGGCCGCCAGGTGCTGAAAAACAAGTCTGAAGCCTGA
- a CDS encoding DUF177 domain-containing protein has product MTKEFSAQRLDVKAFAQAGGRLSGHDSLLKYERLAQEAKGLHPDLMVDWEAVGEVRTALGGMGQVWLHLKVQASFPMECQRCMTPVDVPLEVDREFRFVADEATAEALDDESEEDLLAMSREFDLRELIEDELLMALPVVPKHDECPTSVPLASSDEDFEEANAEKPNPFAALAGLRKPGKGS; this is encoded by the coding sequence ATGACCAAGGAATTCTCCGCACAGCGCCTGGACGTGAAAGCCTTTGCACAGGCGGGCGGTCGGCTGTCGGGCCACGATTCGCTCTTGAAGTACGAACGCCTGGCCCAGGAGGCCAAGGGCCTGCACCCGGACCTGATGGTGGACTGGGAGGCGGTCGGCGAAGTGCGCACGGCGCTGGGTGGCATGGGCCAGGTGTGGCTGCATCTCAAGGTGCAGGCCAGTTTCCCCATGGAGTGCCAGCGCTGCATGACCCCGGTGGATGTCCCCTTGGAGGTGGACCGCGAGTTCCGCTTCGTGGCCGACGAAGCCACGGCCGAGGCGCTGGACGACGAGAGCGAGGAAGACCTGCTGGCCATGAGCCGCGAATTTGATCTGCGCGAGCTGATCGAAGACGAATTGCTGATGGCGCTGCCCGTGGTGCCCAAGCACGACGAATGCCCGACCTCGGTGCCCCTGGCTTCCTCGGATGAGGATTTCGAAGAGGCCAACGCCGAGAAGCCCAACCCATTTGCCGCGCTGGCGGGCCTGCGAAAACCCGGCAAAGGGTCATAA
- a CDS encoding nucleoside triphosphate pyrophosphatase, with protein sequence MHQSPPLQRPLVLGSTSRYRRELLQRLNLPFDVAAPDVDETPRPGEAPRALALRLAVAKAQAVARQHPDAVVIGSDQVADLAGEPLGKPGHHERAVQQLRQMRGQTVVFQTAVAVVCAATGFEQVDLAAVEVKFRDLSDAEIERYLRAEQPYDCAGSAKSEGLGIVLLDAIVSDDPTALIGLPLIRTCRMLRAAGLVLP encoded by the coding sequence ATGCATCAATCCCCTCCCCTGCAACGCCCTCTGGTATTGGGCTCCACCTCGCGGTACCGGCGCGAATTGCTCCAGCGGTTGAACCTGCCTTTCGACGTTGCCGCCCCCGATGTGGACGAGACGCCCCGCCCGGGCGAGGCCCCGCGCGCGCTGGCCCTGCGCCTGGCGGTGGCCAAGGCCCAGGCGGTGGCCCGCCAGCACCCCGATGCCGTGGTGATCGGCTCCGACCAGGTCGCCGACCTTGCGGGCGAACCCCTGGGCAAGCCGGGCCACCACGAGCGCGCGGTGCAGCAGTTGCGCCAGATGCGGGGCCAGACCGTGGTGTTCCAGACCGCCGTGGCCGTGGTATGCGCCGCCACGGGCTTCGAGCAGGTGGACCTGGCTGCGGTGGAGGTGAAATTCCGCGACCTGTCCGACGCAGAGATAGAGCGCTACCTGCGCGCCGAGCAGCCCTACGACTGCGCGGGCAGCGCCAAGAGCGAAGGCCTGGGCATCGTGCTGCTCGATGCCATCGTGAGCGACGACCCCACCGCGCTCATTGGGCTGCCCCTGATCCGCACCTGCCGCATGCTGCGGGCGGCAGGGCTGGTACTGCCGTGA